The Vicia villosa cultivar HV-30 ecotype Madison, WI linkage group LG1, Vvil1.0, whole genome shotgun sequence genome includes a region encoding these proteins:
- the LOC131643047 gene encoding uncharacterized protein LOC131643047, producing the protein MRPGRKNTYYTFPNPNLDSLKGLASQITLDELTKFKQDYGRILYFLKTPFTKYEWDGVHTLLQFYNPSLRCFTFPDYHLVPTLEEYFFFLGISIKEQIPYHSMMKAPTSTEIAKALYLSKSVVEANIKEKGNCPGFHLEFLVQKAYDAVVAKEWDIYRALLALSIYGIAMFPNVVNFVDMNVIHIFILKNPVPTLLGDVYHSIHHRNDRKGGLVQCCAPLLYRWFRYHLPERGPFVDNRHTSRWSNRIMGLVAKDIVWYNRSLDDVEIIMGCGKFDNVPLMGLRGGINYNPVLARRTFGYAFVSPPEKKEVDDLMFYHLTTNSGKLEETVQAWKTVRRRGKKHFGQKDCATYEAYTAWVKSVAETQGMPFPPKDPLYPPSEEQPNIVSMPRYNQMVNQNRELTKQMETMQVKMNTTRQEKLSAIHKLKQKEKELEELYAGGNTSQKRSRIVDSSRERKMKEQYKVKLAKLTEQLQIQTEKAHSEKTRRQKASKSLLEHQEKLEACYANVRELKGQVEHKNQENTQAQEEARYWEMRNRQMEGMHARKDFLIQSLILKPNYENTKILFDEMKAWSEKYIGESALRHVDMEGPP; encoded by the coding sequence ATGAGGCCTGGCAGAAAGAACACCTACTACACTTTCCCgaatccgaatctggattctCTCAAGGGGTTGGCAAGTCAGATTACACTGGATGAGTTgaccaagttcaaacaagattaTGGAAGGATTCTGTACTTCCTCAAGACACCGTTTACCAAGTATGAATGGGACGGAGTTCACACTTTGCTCCAATTCTACAATCCTTCTCTCCGCTGCTTCACGTTTCCTGACTACCATTTGGTTCCTACCTTGGAAGAATACTTTTTTTTTCTCGGCATCTCCATCAAAGAGCAAATACCATATCATAGTATGATGAAAGCTCCTACTTCTACTGAGATTGcaaaggctctttatttgagcaaatcAGTTGTGGAAGCAAACATCAAGGAAAAGGGAAATTGTCCTGGGTTCCATTTGGAGTTCTTGGTTCAGAAAGCTTATGACGCTGTTGTGGCTAAAGAATGGGACATATATAGAGCTCTTCTGGCTTTGAGTATCTATGGCATAGCGATGTTTCCAAATGTGGTCAATTTTGTTGACATGAACGTGATCCATATCTTCATTCTGAAGAACCCGGTTCCTACGCTCCTGGGTGATGTTTATCACTCAATACATCACAGAAATGACCGAAAAGGGGGATTGGTTCAATGTTGTGCTCCATTACTGTATCGTTGGTTTAGATATCATCTTCCTGAGCGCGGCCCTTTCGTTGACAATAGACATACATCAAGATGGTCCAATAGAATCATGGGGCTGGTAGCCAAAGACATTGTTTGGTATAATAGATCATTGGATGACGTAGAGATTATTATGGGCTGCGGAAAATTCGACAATGTGCCTCTCATGGGACTAAGAGGAGGAATCAATTATAATCCCGTCTTGGCTAGAAGGACTTTTGGATACGCCTTCGTGAGTCCCCCTGAAAAGAAAGAAGTTGATGATCTCATGTTCTACCATCTGACCACCAATTCAGGTAAGCTAGAGGAAACGGTGCAAGCCTGGAAAACAGTTCGTCGAAGGGGTAAGAAGCACTTTGGCCAAAAAGATTGTGCTACTTATGAAGCCTACACTGCATGGGTGAAATCTGTGGCCGAAACTCAAGGGATGCCTTTTCCTCCCAAGGATCCCTTGTACCCTCCATCTGAGGAGCAACCCAACATTGTTTCCATGCCGCGCTACAATCAAATGGTGAATCAAAATAGGGAATTAACTAAACAAATGGAAACAATGCAGGTTAAGATGAATACCACTCGCCAAGAAAAACTGTCCGCGATACATAAATTGAAacagaaagaaaaagagcttgAGGAATTGTATGCTGGTGGGAATACCTCTCAGAAAAGATCCCGAATCGTTGATAGCTCTAGAGAAAGAAAGATGAAGGAGCAATATAAGGTCAAATTGGCAAAGTTGACTGAGCAACTTCAGATTCAAACTGAGAAGGCTCATTCAGAAAAAACTCGTCGTCAGAAGGCAAGTAAAAGTCTGTTAGAAcatcaagaaaagttggaagcatGCTATGCAAATGTGAGAGAATTGAAAGGCCAGGTGGAGCACAAAAATCAGGAGAACACTCAGGCTCAAGAAGAGGCGAGGTACTGGGAGATGAGAAATCGTCAAATGGAAGGAATGCACGCCAGAAAGGACTTTCTAATCCAATCACTTATATTGAAACCTAATTATGAGAATACCAAGATTTTGTttgatgagatgaaggcttgGAGCGAAAAGTACATCGGGGAGAGCGCACTTCGTCATGTTGACATGGAGGGTCCTCCTTAG
- the LOC131643333 gene encoding uncharacterized protein LOC131643333 gives MAPNRTQLQNLAQKANESFKEYAQKWRELAARVQPPMLEREMMDMFTNTLESQYYSACSASSSFADLVMIGEQIESGIKAGRIQNPGAASSSSGTGGKKPYNGFAKKREGETSAAYYGGGRNQAYQQVAAVTIPNAPFQHQQQGYPPRQYQQRPKFPERVFDPIPMTYAQVLPYLLDLKLVQLRTLATPAKLPANWDANARCEFHSGSPGHNIENCKALKHKVQDLLDSKAIEFTPTQGPNVVQNPMPPHGAHAANAIEVVEDARLIKDVIKLGSLLPLLKEELSRMGLYSGCGKFCIDCLAISSVCDKVKSGVQQLIDSGYLQFERVRHLEIVENEVNVASIPYTPAKIPIPARAPPLVITLPGPVPYNSEKAIPWNYGGEVFYQGAKYEVKAPVEKEDIDNVVGIGRMTRSGRIFNPPQNTRDDNT, from the coding sequence ATGGCACCAAATCGCACTCAATTACAGAATCTAGCCCAGAAAGCTAATgagtccttcaaagaatatgcgcAGAAATGGCGCGAGTTGGCGGCTAGAGTCCAACCACCTATGCTGGAAAGAGAGATGATGGATATGTTCACCAATACTCTGGAGAGCCAATACTATTCTGCATGCTCTGCATCCTCGAGTTTCGCTGATTTGGTTATGATTGGTGAACAAATTGAAAGTGGGATTAAGGCTGGTAGAATACAGAATCCAGGTGCTGCTAGTTCTTCCTCAGGGACAGGTGGAAAGAAGCCATACAATGGGTTTGCCAAGAAGAGAGAAGGTGAGACTAGTGCTGCTTACTATGGTGGAGGCAGAAATCAGGCTTATCAACAAGTAGCCGCTGTGACTATACCAAATGCTCCCTTCCAACATCAACAACAAGGGTATCCGCCGCGTCAGTATCAGCAACGGCCGAAATTTCCAGAAAGGGTTTTTGATCCGATCCCGATGACATATGCCCAAGTATTGCCATATCTCCTCGATTTGAAGTTGGTCCAATTGAGGACTCTGGCCACTCCTGCTAAGTTGCCTGCTAATTGGGATGCCAATGCAAGATGTGAGTTCCACTCTGGGTCACCTGGACATAATATTGAAAACTGTAAAGCGTTGAAGCATaaagtccaggatcttctcgaCTCTAAAGCCATCGAGTTTACTCCTACTCAAGGACCTAATGTTGTTCAGAATCCTATGCCTCCCCATGGAGCTCATGCGGCAAATGCCATTGAGGTTGTTGAAGATGCTCGCTTGATCAAAGATGTGATAAAATTGGGCTCTCTATTACCGTTATTGAAGGAGGAATTATCGAGGATGGGTCTATACTCTGGTTGTGGAAAGTTCTGTATTGATTGCTTGGCCATCTCCTCGGTTTGTGATAAGGTGAAAAGTGGGGTTCAACAGTTGATAGATAGTGGGTATCTACAGTTTGAGCGTGTGCGACATCTTGAAATAGTCGAGAATGAAGTCAATGTGGCATCCATCCCATATACTCCTGCCAAGATTCCAATTCCTGCCAGAGCACCTCCGTTGGTCATTACATTGCCTGGTCCCGTCCCGTATAACAGTGAAAAAGCAATCCCATGGAATTATGGGGGGGAAGTTTTCTACCAAGGGGCCAAGTATGAGGTTAAAGCGCCGGTTGAGAAAGAAGATATTGATAATGTTGTTGGCATTGGAAGAATGACAAGAAGTGGTCGTATCTTCAATCCTCCCCAGAATACTCGCGATGATAATACATAA